The DNA region ACAGGCCGGCGCTGGTCCGCGTCTGCAGGTGCTCGGTGAGGACGCCGGTCGGATATTGCACCGGCATGTCGTAGCCGGCGAACGGCACCATGCGGGCGCCGAGCGCCACATGCGCGTCGTGCAGCGGCGTGGTCTTGAGAGGTGGCGGAGGCGCAACCGCTGGCTCAGGAACTTGCGCGCCGGCATCGCCCGCGGGCTGATCGCTGTGAGTGTCGGTCATCGAACCCTCGGTCACGGACGGATGCGCGGCGCGCCAGCTACCTTGCCGGCACGCGCCCCCTCTGTCCCGAGACCTGAGAGATTTCACCCGGAACCCCGCAGCCTGGCAGGATCACGGGCTTGCCCCCTTCGGTGAGCCGGGCAAGCACCCGGCTACTTTCCAGAGCGCCAGCTCCTCGCGGTCCTTTTGCCTGAGCGTTTCCGGGGCGGTTACGCCTTCGGCGCCTCCGCGGCCGCGCCAGGCGCAACCGCTTCAGTCTCTCCCGCGAGGATCGACAGCATATGCCTTCTCGCCCCTCGCGCGATTCTTGTCAACGCACGAACGCGTCATGGGGATCTCGTCGCGGTCCGGCGTCGGCCCTGGGATCGCGACCGTCTCGGTCGCCCTTGTGAACGCCCAGGCCGGCGCGCCGGCGGGAAGAAAGGGCGACCGAGACGGTCGCGGTCCCAGGCTGCTGTATGGCGATGCCCATAATCAAATCACTCCCCTCCCTGCGAGGTTGCGCATCAGCTGCCCCACCCCGAACCGCCAGGGCTCGCATTGGTCGGTATGGCGGATGCGGTTGACCAGGCGGCCGAGCTGCGGGGCAGCGATGGTGACGACGTCGCCGAGCTTATGGGTGAAGCCCTTGCCGGGCGCGTCGCGGTCCTCGACGGGCGCGAACAAGGTGCCGAGGAAGAGCACGGCCCCATCGGGAAAATGATGATGGGCGTTGATCAGCTGCCCCACGAGATCTTTCGGATCGCGGCTGATCTTGGCGATCGAGGAGGAGCCGTGCAGCCCAAAACCCTCCTCGCCTTCGACCAGCAAGGTCACGGTCATGCGCCGCACATCGTCGAGCGAGAAGCCCTTGTCGAAGAAGCGAAGATACGGGCCGACGGCGCAGCTCGCATTGTTGTCCTTGGCCTTCGAGAGCAGCAGGGCGGAGCGGCCCTCGACGTCGCGCAAATTGACGTCGTTGCCGAGCGTCGCGCCGACGATCTCGGCACGCGAATTCACGGCCAGCACCACTTCGGGCTCGGGGTTGTTCCAGGTCGAGATCGGGTGGATGCCCGCATCCATTCCGGTGCCGACCGCCGACATCGGTTGCGCCTTGGTGAAGATTTCGGCGTCCGGGCCGATGCCGACCTCGAGATATTGGCTCCAGGCCCCTTGAGCGATCAGCACCTCCTTGAGATGCATGGCTTCAGGTGAGCCAGGCTTCAGCTTGGCGAAGTCATCGCCGACGAGGCGCACGATCTCGGAGCGTATGGCGCTCGCTGCCGCCGGATTGCCGCGGGCGCGCTCCTCGATGACACGCTCCAGCATCGAGATCGCGAAGGTGACGCCGGCCGCCTTGACGGCCTGAAGATCGATCGGCGCGATGAGCCAGGGTTTTGTCGGATCGCGACGCTCGGGCGGTGTGTTGGCGAGGATGGCGGCGAGACCGCCGAGCGGCTCGCCCGTGGCCTCGCGCACGGCCGAGGCGGGGTCAGCTTCCTCGCAGAGATCCCGCATGGTCGGGAAGCTGGCCGTGACGTCGACAACGCCGCTTTCGCGGATGGCGACAACGGACGGGCCGTGCAGATCGGGCCGCCAGACGCGGCCCGCGAGGCAGGCTTGCCGCCAATCATCCGGCAGGCTGTGTTGTGGCGACATCTTGGGCGACATGTCGAGAGCGAGCCCTTGCTGCATTGTTCATCATCCTCGGCTTGCGGGGCAGGCCAGGCGACCGCCCGTCATGGGCCGCTCCACCCCGGTCGTCTGCGGAAAGCTCATCGGCAGGCCGCGCCGGACCCGCATGGCGAGGTAGGCGAAGCATTCGGCCTCGACCGCATCGCCGCGCCAGCCCACTTCCTCGGCAGTCGCCGGCTCGACGCGGGCTCGCTTGCGGATCGCCGCGATGAGCGCGGGATTGCGCCGCCCGCCGCCGCAGACGATCAGTTTCTCCGGCCGCACCGGCAGGAGATCGAGGCCCTTGCCGACCGCGGCGGCCGTGAAGGCGGTCAAGGTCGCGGCTCCGTCCCGCGGGCTCAAGCCGTCGGCCATCGCGGCCGTGAAGTCGAAGCGGTCGAGCGATTTCGGATAGGGCGCGACGAGATAGGGATGTTGCAGCAGCCGGTCGAGACGCGCCTCGTCGACCGTGCCGCTCAGCGCCAAGCTGCCGTCGCGGTCCATCTCGCCGAGGCCGTGCCGCTTCATCCAGTCGTTCAAGGGCGCGTTGGCCGGCCCGGTATCGAAGCCGACGATGCGGTCCCCGCCGCCCCACCAGGTGACATTGGCGACCCCGCCGAGATTGAGCAGCGCGGAATTCGCGGCGGCGCCGAGCCGGCGCAACAGCGCCACATGATAGGTGGGCGCAAGCGGCGCACCCTGGCCTCCGGCGCGGATATCGGCGCTGCGGAAGTCATAGGCGACATCGACGCCGACGAGGCGCGCCATCAGCTCACCGTCGCCGAGCTGCCGCGTCGCGCCAAGCACGCCATGCGCGGGCGCCCGATGCAGCACGGTCTGGCCATGGAAGCCGATCACGGCGAGATCGGCCGGCTTCAGGTGCGCTTTCGCCAGGAAGGCGGTGACGGCGGCCGACTGCGCCCTAGTCAGCGCCTCTTCGGCTTCGTGGAAGATCGCCGGCTCCGGCCCCTCGAAACGCCAGTCGCGTGCGGCCGCGAGCGCCTTGGCCAGGAGCGGACGCATCTCATCGGCATAAGGCGCAAGCGTCCATTCGCCGAATTCCGCCACCTCCTCGCCGTCGGTGCGGATCAGCGCGATGTCGATATTGCCGTCGAGCACCGTGCCCGTCATCAATCCCAGAGCCCAGACCGGCTTCATGGTGTCCTCTCAGTGCCCGGCCGCGGTCAGGAAATCGAGGTCGCAGCCGTCCTCGGCCTGCAGCACATGGTCGTGATAGAGGCGCTGCCAGCCGCGCGCCGCGACCGGGCCTGGTGGGGGCAGCTCGGCTCGGCGGCGACCGAGCTCGCCTGCCTCCACCATCAGGTCGAGCCTGCGCCCAGCGACGCTCATCGCGATGGTATCGCCGGTTCGCACGAGCCCGATCGGGCCGTCGGCCGCGGCCTCAGGCGAAACATGCAGGACGATGGTGCCATAGGCAGTGCCGCTCATGCGCGCATCCGAGATGCGCAGCATGTCCTTGACGCCGCGCTCGGCGAGCTTGCGCGGGATCGGGATATAGCCGGCTTCCGGCATGCCGCAGGCGCGCGGGCCGGCGCGCCGCAGGATCAGCGCATCCTCAGGCGTAACGTCGAGATCGGGCGCATCGATGCGGGCCGCGAGATCGGCGAGATCCTCGAACACCACGGCGCGGAAACTGCGCTCGAACAGCTTTTCGTCGGCGGCGGCACGTTTGAGGATCGCTCCGTTCGGCGCGAGGCTGCCCGACAAGGCGACGATGCCGCCTGTGCGGCTGACCGGCTGATCGAGCGGCCTGATGAAGCTCGAGTCGATCCAGTCGCCGGCATCCGGGAGCGTGTCGCGCAGGCGGCCGCCCGTGACGGTGCCGGCGTCGAGGTCGATCAGATCGGACAGGCGCCGCAGCAGCGCGCCGACGCCGCCGGCCGCGAAGAAATCCTCCATATAGCCCTGGCCGGTCGGTTTCAGATCAACGAGCACCGGCGTGGAATCGGAGAGCTCGTCGAGATCGCGCAAGCTGACGGAGAGGCCGAGCCGGCGCAGCATGGCGGTGAGATGGATCACCGCATTGGTCGAGCCGCCGACCGCAAGCAGCACGCGCAGCGCATTGCGCACGCTTGCTTGGGTCACGAACCGGTCCATGGTGCGGCCCGAGAGCGCAAGCTCCATGGCGGCGGTGCCGGTCGCCTCGGCGGCGCGCAGCCGGTCCGCATGCACGGCCGGGATGGCGGCTGTTCCCGGCAGCATCAGCCCCAGCGTCTCGCAGAGGATCGCCATGGTGCTCGCCGTGCCCATCACCGAGCAGGTGCCCTGCGTCGTCGCGAGGCCCCGCTCGATGCGCTCGAGATTGGCGTCGCTGATTTCGCCTGCGCGATAGCGCGCCCAGAAGCGGCGGCAATCGGTGCAGGCGCCGAGCCGCTCGCCGCGATAGCGTGAGGTCATCATGGGACCGGTGGCAAGCAGGATGGCGGGCTTGCCGGCCGAGGCCGCGCCCATCACCAGCGCCGGCAGCGTCTTGTCGCAACCGCCGACCAGCACCACCGAGTCCATGGGCTGGGCGCGGATCATCTCCTCGACCGACATCGCCATCAGGTTGCGGAACATCATGCTGGTCGGGTTGAGGAACACCTCGCCGAGCGAGATCACCGGGAAGTCGAGCGGCAGTCCGCCGGCGGCGAGCACGCCGCGCTTCACCGCCTCGATCAGCTCGGGAACGCCGCGATGGCAATTGTTGAAGCCGCTCGCGGTCGAGGTGATGCCGATGATGGGCTTGCCGAGAAGCTCGCGCGAATAGCCCATCGAGCGCGCGAAGGAGCGCCTGAGATAGGCCGAGAAGGCCGGATCGCCGTAATTGGTGAGGCCGCCCGCGAGCCCTTTGGGAGTGTCCAAGTTTGTCGCCTCGTGTTGCGCGGCGGGACCCCGACCGTCTCGGTCGCCCTTTCTTCCCAGCGGCGCGCCAGCCTCGCCGTTCACAAGAGCGGGCGGGACGCCCGCGGTCCCAGATGTTCTGGAGTATCAGGCAGCGGCCGGCAAGGCGCGATCGAAGGCGACCGACAGCTTGTCGACGATCTCGTCGATATGCCGCTCCTCGATGATATAGGGCGGCGCGATCACGATATGGTCGCCGCGCTTGCCGTCGATGGTGCCGCCCATCGGATAACACATCAGACCCTCCTCCATGGCGGCCGCCTTGATCTTGGTGTTCATGGCGAGTGCCGGGTCGAAAGGTTCCTTGGTCATTCGGTCCTTGACGAGCTCGATGCCGATGAACAGGCCGCGCCCGCGGATATCGCCGACGAAGGGGTGATTGCCGAGCAGCGCCTCGAGTCGCTGCTTCAGCTCCTTGCCGAGGGGATCGACACGTTTGATGAGGTCGCGCTTCTCGATCACCTTCTGCACCGCCAGAGCCCCGGCGCAAGCGGCCGCATGGCCGATATAAGTGTAGCCATGCTGGAAGAAGCCCGAGCCGTCGCGGATCGCCGCCACGATCCGGTCCTGCACCATCATGGCGCCGATCGGCTGGTAGCCGCCGCCGAGCCCCTTCGCCATGCAGACGATGTCGGGGACGATGCCCTCGTGCTCGAAGGCGAAGCGGGTGCCGCAGCGCCCCATGCCGCACATCACCTCATCGAGGATGAGCAACACGCCATGGCGGTCGCAGATCTCGCGGATGCGCTTGAAATAGCCGGGCACCGAGGGCACGGCGCCGAGCGTCGCGCCGACCACGGGCTCGGCGATGAAGGCCATCACCGATGCGGAGCCGAGCTCCTCGATCTTCGCCTCGAGCTCGTCGGCGACGCGCAACCCATAGGCCTCGAGGCTCTCGCCGGCCTCGCGCCCACGATATTCGTAGCAAGGCGCGATGTGGTGGGTCTCGATCAAGAGCGGCAGATATTGCTGGCGCCGCCACATATTGCCGCCGGCCGCCAAGGCCGCGAGCGTGTTGCCGTGATAGGATTGGCGACGCGCGATGATGTGATGGCGCGAGGTCTCGCCGCGCTCGACGAAATATTGGCGGGCGATCTTGAGCGCCGACTCGATCGCTTCCGAGCCGCCCGAGACGAAATAGCAATTGCCCAGGCCGGCAGGCGCCTTGGAGGCGAGGAAATCGGCGAGCTCCTCGACCGGCTCGGTGCTGAAGAAGCCGGTATGCGCATAAGGGATGCGCTCGAGCTGGCGCGTGATCGCCTCGGTCACCTCCCGGTCCGAATGGCCGAGGCAGGAGACGGCAGCTCCACCGCTGCCGTCGAGATAGCGCTTGCCGGTGCTGTCGATGATGTAAGGCCCGTCTCCGCCGACCGCGGTCGGAACATCGGCACGCAGATTGCGATGGATGACATGCGTCATTGGGGTGGTCATGAGATCCTGGCCTGATGCTGGAATGGAAATCGAGGACGGGACGCCGACCATAACGCCTTCACGCGCAACGCCAAGGGGGGCGCTTGCTTCCCTCTCCCGCGCTCTTCGCGCGGGAGAGGACCTTCTACCCTTTTGCAAGCCCTAATTTGCGGGGCGGTAACCCCGCACGGTAGCGAGTGTAGTGTCCCTTCTGGGCACGAGCGTAGCGCCGCGCTGGCTGCGTCAACCGCGCAAGGGCGCGGTGCTGCGCTGCGCTTCGCCCCCTTCGGGGTGACGTGCGCGGCGCGCGGCGCTCTGCCCGTGGGCAGGTCGGGACGAAGGGATGGTCGCTGCGGTCGAACCCAGGGATGGTCATGCCGCGGCCTCCAGGCTGTTGTGGTCGGGATCGAAGAGAACCTGGCGTCGCAGCAAGGTGCAGGCGACATAGAGCAGGCGGTCACCGACGCTTCGCAGGGCCCGGCCGTGGCTGTGGCCGCGCCCGCGCAGCGCAGCATAGCGCTGGCGGCTGACCGGGTCGTGCTGGGTGGCGACCCGGGCCCAATGGTAGAGGGCATTCCTCAGCCTTCGGTTGCAGGCCAGGCGGCGCAGCACCATCCAGGCCTTGCCGCTGCGGCGTGTCACCGGCGCGACCCCGGACAGGGTCCGCAGGACGTGGTAGTCTCTGCGGCCCAGGGGCTCCGAGCCCTCGGCGAGCAGCGTGGCGAGATTGGTCCTGCCGATCCCCGGCATGGAGCGCAGGATGGTCACGTCGCGCTGCTCGGACATCTGCCCCGCTTGGTCCTGCCCCGCTTGGTCCTGCGCCGCCTGTTCGAGCCGAGTGAGGAGCTGCTCGAGCTTGCGCTCGGCCGTCTTCAGTTGCTGGTTGATGAGCCCGATGCGCTCGGCGAGGCTGCGGATATGGGCGCTCGCCGCTTCGCTGGCACCGGCCGCGACCTTCAGCGGCGTCTGGCGCAAGATGCGCACCACCTCCGGCGCCTCGATGCGGCGGATGCGGTGCGCCTTGAGGATGCGCTGGATCGTGGCCTCGGAGGCCTTGGCGGCCTTGGCCGGGGTCGGCACCCGCCGCCACAGGGCCAGCAGCCAGTCCTCGGCGAGATCCTCGCTCAGCTGCAGCATTTGCGGATAGTAGCGCCACAGCTGGTCGCGGACCCGGTTGGCGAGGCGGGTTCGCTCCCGCTTCAGCTCATCCTCGATCCGCGACCACTCCCGCAGCTCGATGCGCACAGGATCATCGATGACGAGACGGCGAAAGGCGCGGCTGTCGGTGCGCAGGGAGTCCCCGAGCACCTGCGCGTCACGGCTGTCGTCCTTGGCGCCCGCCACCGTGAAGCGGTCACGGAAGCGGTCGAGTTGCTTGGGATTGATGGCGAACACCGCAAAGCCGCGCTCCAGAAACGTCTCGACCACCGGTCCATGCGGCGTTTCGATCGCCACCCCGATCCGTCCGGGCTCGGCGCCCGTCTTGCGGATCAGCCAGTCGCACAGCTCCGCCAGATCGGCGCCCGCGTGCGCCACCTCGCGTTTGCCGACCACCCGGCCGGCCCGGTCCATGAGACAAGCGCAATGCGTCTCGCTGGCCCAGTCGAAGCCGACATACCATTCGATGTCATCGGTCATGACCCTTCTCCACTAGGTTCGGGTCACCGCGACTTGTGTCGATCCCTGTACCGGCGCTCACGGCGCAACCTTCCACCGGACCTGAGTCGCGGTCTCCCTGCCGAGGCACATGTCCTCTCCAGGTGCTCGGGCGCAGGTGCCATTCGGTTGCTCCCGGCAGGTCGACCCGGTCCGACCAGTCTACACTGCAGACTGGCCCTCAGACACGCCAAGGGTACAGGGTGCCGAGACGCAGTCGAGGCGGGTGAGGGACGGTTGAGCGCTTCAGCGGCGTCCCTCATCCGCCCTCACTGCGTTCGGGCACCTTCTCCCGCGAAAGAGCGGGAGAAGGGAAGCGCACGACCGTCAGCGCTCTCACATCCGCGAGGACCCCACGGTCTCCGACATATTGCCGGCGCGTCGCCACATCGTCTCGAATGTCTGCTCGAAAGCCGCGATCGCGGCCGGGTCGCGGATGACGACGAGATCGTCATCCTCCCGCTTCAACCCCGAGACGGTGAAATTGGCGGAGCCGGTGCGCAGCACCTTGCCGTCGACGCAATAGGACTTCAGATGCATGATCTCGGAGCCTGGAGGCTTGAGGCGCACCTCGATGCGCTGCGCCTCGCGCAAGCCCCGAGCCCGTCCGGCAAAGCCCGGTCCCGACGCCTCCTGCCCGCCGTCGAGATAGAGCCGCACATGCACGCCGCGCGCGGCCGCATCCGCCAGGGCCTCGATCAGGCCGATATCGGTCAGGAGATAGGCCGCGATGTCGATGGAGCGGTTGGCCGAGCGCAGCAGCGCCAGATCGAAGCGCTCAAGGTCCGCGGCCGGCGCATAGCGAATCTCGACCGGGCCGCTGCCGAGCGGACGTGCCTCGCGCGCATGGGTGAGGATTTCGAGCCCCGCGACCAATCCGAGGCCCACCGCCACCAGAGCCGGACGCCCCCAGATATGGCGCCTCGCCGGGCGATAAGCTGCTCGCATGGCTGATCCCCCAGTTTCTAGCCAAAAAAGGCTTCCCGCCCAGAAATAGCCGGCCCAAACACCCCGATGGCGCACCAAATTGGGGCGCCGCTCAGGCGGCGTCAAATCCGCGGCAGTTGAAAATCCCGTCGGCATTGATGTCGTCGCAAGGATGGGGAAATGGCTGCGATTTGTCCCTCGCGCCATTGAGGGCTATGATAGAGTGGTGATTCAAAACGATGAGATGGGCCAGGCCCGGGATGGGTTTGGCCGCGAGCTAGCCTTGATCTCGCCCGGTTTCGCGCGCTGCGTGCCCGCGAGATTTGGAATGACCGCACAACCAGATATGGATTGACATTTCATCATGCCCACCATCGCCCTGGTCGACGACGACCGCAACATCCTCACCTCCGTGTCGATCGCGCTCGAGGCCGAGGGTTACCGCATCCAGACCTTCACGGATGGGGCGTCGGCACTCGAAGGCCTGAAGCAGAGCCAGCCCGACCTCGCCATCCTCGACATCAAGATGCCCCGCATGGACGGCATGGAGCTGTTGCGTCGCTTGCGGCAGAAGACCGACATGCCGGTGATCTTCCTGACCTCCAAGGACGAGGAGATCGACGAGTTGTTCGGCCTGAAGATGGGCGCCGACGATTTCATCCGCAAACCCTTTTCGCAGCGCCTCCTGGTCGAGCGCGTGCGCGCCGTG from Rhizobiales bacterium GAS188 includes:
- a CDS encoding Fumarylacetoacetate (FAA) hydrolase family protein; this translates as MQQGLALDMSPKMSPQHSLPDDWRQACLAGRVWRPDLHGPSVVAIRESGVVDVTASFPTMRDLCEEADPASAVREATGEPLGGLAAILANTPPERRDPTKPWLIAPIDLQAVKAAGVTFAISMLERVIEERARGNPAAASAIRSEIVRLVGDDFAKLKPGSPEAMHLKEVLIAQGAWSQYLEVGIGPDAEIFTKAQPMSAVGTGMDAGIHPISTWNNPEPEVVLAVNSRAEIVGATLGNDVNLRDVEGRSALLLSKAKDNNASCAVGPYLRFFDKGFSLDDVRRMTVTLLVEGEEGFGLHGSSSIAKISRDPKDLVGQLINAHHHFPDGAVLFLGTLFAPVEDRDAPGKGFTHKLGDVVTIAAPQLGRLVNRIRHTDQCEPWRFGVGQLMRNLAGRGVI
- a CDS encoding anhydro-N-acetylmuramic acid kinase, with translation MKPVWALGLMTGTVLDGNIDIALIRTDGEEVAEFGEWTLAPYADEMRPLLAKALAAARDWRFEGPEPAIFHEAEEALTRAQSAAVTAFLAKAHLKPADLAVIGFHGQTVLHRAPAHGVLGATRQLGDGELMARLVGVDVAYDFRSADIRAGGQGAPLAPTYHVALLRRLGAAANSALLNLGGVANVTWWGGGDRIVGFDTGPANAPLNDWMKRHGLGEMDRDGSLALSGTVDEARLDRLLQHPYLVAPYPKSLDRFDFTAAMADGLSPRDGAATLTAFTAAAVGKGLDLLPVRPEKLIVCGGGRRNPALIAAIRKRARVEPATAEEVGWRGDAVEAECFAYLAMRVRRGLPMSFPQTTGVERPMTGGRLACPASRG
- a CDS encoding dihydroxy-acid dehydratase; amino-acid sequence: MDTPKGLAGGLTNYGDPAFSAYLRRSFARSMGYSRELLGKPIIGITSTASGFNNCHRGVPELIEAVKRGVLAAGGLPLDFPVISLGEVFLNPTSMMFRNLMAMSVEEMIRAQPMDSVVLVGGCDKTLPALVMGAASAGKPAILLATGPMMTSRYRGERLGACTDCRRFWARYRAGEISDANLERIERGLATTQGTCSVMGTASTMAILCETLGLMLPGTAAIPAVHADRLRAAEATGTAAMELALSGRTMDRFVTQASVRNALRVLLAVGGSTNAVIHLTAMLRRLGLSVSLRDLDELSDSTPVLVDLKPTGQGYMEDFFAAGGVGALLRRLSDLIDLDAGTVTGGRLRDTLPDAGDWIDSSFIRPLDQPVSRTGGIVALSGSLAPNGAILKRAAADEKLFERSFRAVVFEDLADLAARIDAPDLDVTPEDALILRRAGPRACGMPEAGYIPIPRKLAERGVKDMLRISDARMSGTAYGTIVLHVSPEAAADGPIGLVRTGDTIAMSVAGRRLDLMVEAGELGRRRAELPPPGPVAARGWQRLYHDHVLQAEDGCDLDFLTAAGH
- a CDS encoding Transposase IS116/IS110/IS902 family protein, whose product is MTDDIEWYVGFDWASETHCACLMDRAGRVVGKREVAHAGADLAELCDWLIRKTGAEPGRIGVAIETPHGPVVETFLERGFAVFAINPKQLDRFRDRFTVAGAKDDSRDAQVLGDSLRTDSRAFRRLVIDDPVRIELREWSRIEDELKRERTRLANRVRDQLWRYYPQMLQLSEDLAEDWLLALWRRVPTPAKAAKASEATIQRILKAHRIRRIEAPEVVRILRQTPLKVAAGASEAASAHIRSLAERIGLINQQLKTAERKLEQLLTRLEQAAQDQAGQDQAGQMSEQRDVTILRSMPGIGRTNLATLLAEGSEPLGRRDYHVLRTLSGVAPVTRRSGKAWMVLRRLACNRRLRNALYHWARVATQHDPVSRQRYAALRGRGHSHGRALRSVGDRLLYVACTLLRRQVLFDPDHNSLEAAA
- a CDS encoding PLD-like domain-containing protein, whose amino-acid sequence is MRAAYRPARRHIWGRPALVAVGLGLVAGLEILTHAREARPLGSGPVEIRYAPAADLERFDLALLRSANRSIDIAAYLLTDIGLIEALADAAARGVHVRLYLDGGQEASGPGFAGRARGLREAQRIEVRLKPPGSEIMHLKSYCVDGKVLRTGSANFTVSGLKREDDDLVVIRDPAAIAAFEQTFETMWRRAGNMSETVGSSRM